Proteins encoded in a region of the Phaenicophaeus curvirostris isolate KB17595 chromosome 20, BPBGC_Pcur_1.0, whole genome shotgun sequence genome:
- the TRUB2 gene encoding pseudouridylate synthase TRUB2, mitochondrial, with protein sequence MAVPAGLFAVYKPAGVAWGRVREAVETRLLRELNALPERPPRQQIRFLPAPGDGESRVTELVATRLPVLADHPLVRGPRFRRLKIGAGHRLDVKASGVFVLGIGHGNKLLTDRYNCHLTKVYTVGGLFGKATDDFSDTGKLIEKTTFDHITREKLERILAVIQGTNHKALLMHSNIDMKTQEAYELAVKGLIRPMGKSPPIITAIRCLQFTLPEFQLEIHCLHETQQYLRKIVHEIGLELKSSAVCTQVRRIRDGVFTLDDALLRTQWDLQSVRNAIGNCQLKVQTEIEKTLGHQDKSLLQEMDAEMAHAADS encoded by the exons AGCTGAACGCGCTGCCAGAGCGCCCCCCACGCCAACAGATCCGCTTCTTGCCAGCCCCGGGCGATGGCGAGTCCAGGGTCACGGAGCTGGTGGCCACCAGGTTGCCTGTGCTGGCTGACCACCCCCTCG TCCGAGGCCCGCGGTTCAGGCGGCTGAAGATCGGAGCGGGTCACCGGCTGGATGTGAAAGCCTCGGGAGTCTTCG tgctTGGCATAGGCCACGGGAACAAGCTACTCACGGATCGGTACAACTGCCACCTGACCAAG GTTTACACTGTCGGTGGGCTGTTTGGAAAAGCCACTGATGACTTCTCAGACACAGGGAAGCTGATAGAGAAGACAACATTTG ATCATATCACAAGGGAGAAGCTGGAACGGATTCTCGCTGTCATTCAAGGAACAAACCATAAGGCCCTGCTGAT GCATTCTAACATTGATATGAAAACGCAAGAGGCGTATGAGCTGGCTGTCAAAGGGTTGATTCGCCCCATGGGAAAAAGCCCTCCGATAATCACAGCCATCCGATGCCTCCAGTTCACACTTCCAGAATTCCAGCTAG AAATCCACTGCTTGCACGAGACTCAGCAGTACCTCCGAAAAATAGTCCATGAGATCGGTTTGGAGCTGAAATCATCTGCTGTCTGCACgcaagtgcgaagaatacgcgATGGCGTTTTCACACTGGATGATGCTCTCCTGAGAACCCAGTGGGACCTGCAGAGTGTACGGAACGCAATTGGGAACTGTCAGCTCAAAGTGCAAACAGAGATAGAGAAAACACTAGGCCATCAGGATAAAAGCCTCCTTCAGGAGATGGATGCGGAGATGGCCCACGCTGCGGACAGCTGA